In Macadamia integrifolia cultivar HAES 741 chromosome 12, SCU_Mint_v3, whole genome shotgun sequence, the following are encoded in one genomic region:
- the LOC122057674 gene encoding pentatricopeptide repeat-containing protein At3g05340-like → MTVILVGLAQNGLEEKLQMGIEIDPNMISAILGVFGIDTSFTFGQQIHSSVIKKSFGINPFVSNGFINMYSKCGNLGDSVKIFYGMAHRNSVSWNSMIAAFAPHGHGFEALELYEKVRLEGVEQTDVTFLSLLHTCSHIGSVDKGMEFLDSMAKVHGISPRVEHYACLVDLLGRAGRLIEAKRFIEGCHWSLVC, encoded by the coding sequence ATGACTGTTATTCTTGTGGGTCTTGCTCAAAATGGATTAGAAGAGAAGCTGCAGATGGGAATTGAGATTGATCCAAACATGATTTCTGCCATTCTTGGGGTGTTTGGCATTGACACATCTTTCACCTTTGGCCAACAAATTCATTCCTCAGTGATAAAGAAAAGCTTTGGGATCAATCCATTCGTAAGCAATGGGTTCATCAACATGTACTCCAAGTGTGGTAATTTGGGGGACTCAGTAAAAATTTTTTATGGGATGGCCCATAGAAATTCAGTCTCATGGAATTCCATGATTGCAGCCTTTGCACCTCATGGTCATGGCTTTGAAGCACTTGAATTGTATGAAAAGGTGCGACTCGAAGGTGTGGAGCAAACAGATGTTACATTTCTATCATTACTTCATACCTGTAGTCATATTGGATCAGTTGACAAGGGAATGGAGTTCTTAGATTCCATGGCTAAGGTCCATGGAATTAGTCCAAGGGTGGAGCATTATGCTTGTCTAGTTGACTTGTTGGGCCGGGCAGGACGTTTGATTGAAGCTAAGAGATTCATTGAGGGCTGCCATTGGAGCCTGGTGTGCTAG
- the LOC122057364 gene encoding probable membrane-associated kinase regulator 1, producing the protein MGGGRRRRREGENEPSKSLTSPSSPSHSFSSSSSSDFEFTISISPRKTASNLCPADELFYKGQLLPLHLSPRLSMVRTLLLASSSTSSSSDTNTTTSRDSTGSSNDSHSSFSSDLGLLAECDSSRPSSVTEEDELIKRLNHREQIKKPKYFSFSRFSSVFRKNRDQENVPVPVSVSVSVSASSVKRMSSSAKDVIRKYLKKVKPLYEKLSQKQQQQQEQKMSTIATAVSLPSKTERFPAAVSTAGGGCGGGVSNTRKDTHSFSGNLSLRYPRRRSCISSCPSSMRSSPSHSGVLCPSSVITGRGLGGTYHSDSSSMEELQSAIQGAIAHCKNSMAQSKSLVC; encoded by the coding sequence ATGGgaggtggaagaagaagaagaagagaaggagagaatgaACCATCAAAGTCTCTCacctctccttcctctccttctcactctttctcttcatcctcttcttcagacTTCGAGTTCACGATCTCTATTTCCCCTCGCAAAACCGCCTCCAACCTCTGCCCTGCAGATGAACTCTTCTATAAAGGCCAACTCTTACCTCTCCACCTCTCTCCTCGCCTCTCTATGGTTCGAACCCTCTTGCTTGCCTCTTCCAGTACTTCCTCTTCCTCCGacaccaacaccaccacctcTCGTGACTCCACCGGCAGTTCCAACGATTCCCACTCCTCCTTCTCCAGCGATCTCGGTTTACTCGCCGAGTGTGACTCGTCCAGACCCAGTTCCGTTACCGAGGAAGACGAATTGATTAAACGACTCAACCACAGAGAACAaatcaagaaacccaagtactTTTCCTTTTCCAGATTCTCTTCTGTGTTTCGGAAGAACAGAGATCAAGAGAACGTGCCCGTGCCTGTgtcggtgtcggtttcggtctCGGCATCTTCGGTGAAGCGGATGAGCTCGTCGGCCAAAGACGTCATTCGTAAGTACTTGAAGAAGGTGAAGCCTTTATATGAGAAGCTTTCACAGaagcaacaacagcaacagGAGCAGAAGATGTCGACGATTGCAACTGCAGTATCTTTGCCGTCGAAAACAGAGAGATTCCCCGCGGCTGTCTCCACCGCCGGTGGCGGCTGCGGCGGCGGAGTTTCGAACACAAGGAAAGACACTCATTCCTTCTCTGGGAATCTGAGTCTGAGATACCCACGAAGGAGAAGCTGCATCTCGAGCTGCCCATCATCGATGCGGTCATCGCCGAGCCATTCGGGAGTTCTTTGTCCAAGTTCTGTGATCACTGGGAGGGGTCTAGGAGGAACATACCATTCAGATTCATCGTCAATGGAGGAGTTGCAGAGTGCGATTCAGGGAGCTATTGCGCATTGTAAGAACTCTATGGCCCAGAGTAAATCATTGGTATGTTAA